The segment CCTCAATATTCGAGGGAGAACAATAATATCTATTTTATACAGATTTTCTACAGGGCCATCGAAATATTGATTATTATTGTTTTTGAGGAGTTACAGCATATATAGCAATGTTTTCCCGTGATAAATGACGGATTAACTCTGGTATTTGTTGCATTGCGATTCTTACCTCAAATCCATGTTCTAAATCTTCAATGCCATCTATAAAAGTTGTATTTTCTATAATTTCTCTTGTGCTTTGTTTATCTGCTACCTCAAAGTAAACAGTTATTTTATCATCGCTATAATCAAATGGGGTTCCTTTAACAGGTTCTAATTTCATAAACATATCACCTCCTTTTTTGTATTATGTACTTTACTTATAGCGGCTCTGTAGAAATCCTCAATATTTGAATGAAATCGAACTATGTAATAATTTAGAACATATTGAAAAAATATTTATATATTGTTATGATATATACTTATTGATAGTGCTTTTGGCAGGTTTTCTACAGAGCCGATCAAAATACTAAATTAAAAAATGGATAAAGGAAGAGAATGGATTAGATAATATCCATCTCACTCAGCCTGTTCGGAAGATAAGTATCCGTCACGAAATCAAGACCTTTTCCTGCAAAGGCTTGTTGTTCGGCCTTTTTCTTAATACTAAGTTGCAGGCTTATCTGTTCTTTCCAGTAGTCATTCGCAAACCTCGGATCTGTCAGCTCACTTCTCAATGCATCAATATCCTTGTCTGTCAGCTTGTCAGTGGAAAGTTCGTATTCCACGATATCGGATGGCTGTACACCAATGAACTTGGCTGCAGGTGTTGCCATGAATTCCGAAAGGTGAGCACTCTTGATAGCACCGTATGCAACCGATGCGAAGATCCTGTAGGACCATGGATCACCATCAGTAAAGACGACCACAGGGATGCCCAGCTCTTCGTTCATCCTTTTGATAAGACGACGTGTTGACCTTGCAGGCTGTCCTTTAAGGTGCACAAGGATAGCATTGTACTTCTCATCAAAGCCGTTCTCGATGAGCCTCGCATACATACCACCAGTCTCGATGGCGATTATGAACTTTGCATCATGGTCAAGGAACTCGATGTTCTCAACGTTGAATGGGATCTGGTAGCCGCTCTCACCGATATCTTCCTGGCAATGTATAACACGTGCACCACGTTTTGTTTCCTCGCGTATCCTGATAGGACCGAACATGGTAGCACCATCCTCCTCAGGACGCATGTGGAAATATTCCCTCTGGAGCGCAGTGATGATCTCAAGGTCTTCGATCAGCCTGTTACTCTCGGCCTGCTCGCGGAACTTGGCAATATCCCAGTTCTCTGAGATGTAATACAATTCCCTTAAGGTCGAACCACGGTCCTGTGCCAGGTGGTTCTTTACAAGGAAATCGATCGAGTGCACGGTTTTGAGAAGCTGGAAAGCACCCTTGACAGTCTTAGCGGTCCTCTGAGTCTCGCGATTACCATAGACCCAGACATCGCTTTCCTCACTGTACTCGATGTTGTTCTTGGTACGGCTTGAGATGCTGACATTCGGGACGACCTCGTCCACGAACTGATCATACAGGTTCTCGGTCAAACCAAGAAGGCGGTTCTTTGCCAGCAGATCATGCTGTTTTTTCTGTTGTGAATATTTTGACTCTACATCATCTGCCATTTCAGATCACCCCTTTGATAGCCTTTGCACCGGTGACAAGTTCTTCCTCGAGACCCTCCACTATCAATTGCGGAAGCCTTGAAACTTCAGCTTCAGTAATGGTTTCCAGATCGTAGGTCACTGCCTTGGAGGCCTCAGGAGAAAGCTTCAGGGTCCACACATAATCAAAATCACTGCCCATTGAGATGATCTTTGGTTCAGGGACTACACCTTTGATCTCGTAAGGGAGCATATCATGAAGTTTAAACTCAGCAAGCTTGCTACCATAGTTCTTCACTGTTACGGACACATTCGCACTGCCATCACCATTCAGGTTAACCTTCCGCATTACAAGGAGATTACCCATTACCTTTGCAACCACAGGATTAATGTCAGGGACCTCACGATCAAGGGTATCGGCAAGTTTCTGTGCCATCTTTGGCAGCACTTTGGTGATTATGACCTCTTTTTCCCGCCTTTTCTTCAATGTACCCTGACGGTTCAGGTAACGGTTCAGCTTCCTTGAGACTTCTTTGATAGCAAGTTCCACCTCATCCCTTATCTCAGGGATCTCAGCAATGGCATCCTTGGACTCGGAAGTAAAGGGAACATTGGTGGATGCGACGTGAACAAGAAGCACCACAGGTCCGGTAGGCATACCCCCACCGGGCTGGTTCAGTCCATACTGTTTCCACTTGATACCCTCCACTGCATGGGTCGTTACGCAACCACCCTGCTGGTAGAGAAGCGGAACACGGTTAGCGAACCTCATTATATCGATACGGTCATCCTTCTGGAGATCTCCTCCATATGCAATACCCACTTCCACAACGAACGGGTTTCCTGAAAACACGGAAGCTGATCGTGTGGTTGTTGCGATAAAGTCAACACTGAACTCCTTCTCAAGACCTTTGTAGATCAGATCCTCACCTATCGGGGACAGGCAATCGGTCGGTGGTGACATGATCTTGACTTTCTTGAATGCATCCAGCAGTTTCTTAGACATATCCCTTGAGATTTCCGAAGGAGGAAGCTCGGGATCAAGTCCGGCTGCTTTGCAGATCTCTTCAGCAGTGAGCAAACCGATCTTGGAAAAAGAATATCGCAAAAATGGCGCAAGCTTCTGGCGCTCGGTATAGCGAAGCATCTTCATAAGCGTACCAAGTTCGATACCATGAGGATGTGGCAGGATCTCCTTTGCAGGTACAGGAAGCTTGTCTGTAGCCCTTTCGAACATAACCTCATTGCCATCAGGCTCTATCAATGTGAGCCTTGCATGAGGATTTACGATAGCTGTAGCCTTCAGGTACTCATAGATAGACTGTCTGCGCCCTTTAACATAAGATGCTTCCATTTCCAGTTCCACACGAGTACCATGAGGACGGTCCCAGTCAATGACCTCATCACGAAGGATCTCTGGGTCATTGGTACTGGTATTTATCATGAGCTCATAGTGGTGAGCGGGGGAACCACTACCTATCTTGGAGATGATCTTGGTAGGATGCCCTGCTGTCAATTGTGCATAAAGGACAGAGGCGGATATTCCGATACCCTGTTGCCCACGGCTCTGTTTCAGTGCATGGAATCGTGATCCATACAGCAGTTTTGCAAATACCTTTGGGATCTGCTCTTTAACGATACCCGGACCATTGTCCTCTATTATAATGGAAACGTTATCCTTTCCCACCCGTTCGATATGAAGCAGGATATCCGGGAGGATCTCCGCTTCCTCACATGCATCAAGGGAGTTATCCACTGCTTCTTTTACGGTCGTGATCAGACTGCGGGGAGCCGAATCAAAACCAAGGATCTGCCTGTTCTTCTCAAAAAATTCCGCAACACTTATCGCTTGTTGCTTCTTTGCAAGTTCTTCTGCAATTGGGGCTGCCATAAAATATTCATCCTGCTCTGTAAAAACTGATAGGAATAACAACTGTACGATTCCTGATAATATCAGGACCTATTGACTGTGATCAGTAAAAAAAGGAATACAAGATATTTATTAGTTTGCAGCCATCACGACTTTTGGTGTGAGTACTACAAAAGTATATCTAGAAAATTTATCACCAAAAATAAAAAGCAGATCGATAATGACTGCACCAATAACCTCATTTTATAATATTATAATATGATAAGATCATTCACCAATATCTTCATTCCAGAGTTCTGGATTCTTATTAATAAAATCGTCCATCATAGCCACACATTCATCCATGTCAAGGTCGACCACTTCAACCCCATGAGATTCCATAAATTCCTTTGCACCCGGGAAGGTCCTGGACTCGCCAACGATGACCTTTTTTATCCCAAATTGTACGACAGCACCAGCACAAAGATAGCATGGCATCAAAGTGGAATAAAGAGTTGAATCCCGATAATGCCCGATCCTGCCTGCATTCCTCAGGCATGAAATTTCAGCATGTGCCATTGGATCATCCTGTTGAACACGTAAGTTGTGACCCTGACCAATAATACTACCATCCCTGACAAGAACTGAACCAATAGGAATTCCGCCATCATTAAGTCCCGATCTTGCTTCATCTATTGCTACTTGCATAAATTTATCCATAACATCACATCCCGATACTTCAAAGAAAAATAGGTTAATGCTAGAAATAACTTATCAATTGAATTTAATCAGGGACTTCCAATTTGTAAACCCGGTCATTCTCACGTACCTTATCCTCAATCGCAAGACCTACTACATCCCCTGATTCAGCCCTCCCAACAGGACCATCATCATTCCTTATCTCTTTGACCTTCTGCTCAAGATAGGTATTCTTGCCTTCAATGATAATATCATCACCTACCTCAAGACCGGTCTCCAGAAGCTTTACTTCTGCAGCACCCTGTTTCCTGTAGTAGTTGGTCACAACTCCTACAGCCTGTCTTTTAATAACAGAGATGTTCATATCCCGCTCTATAGCCATCCCGTCAGGACCGGGAATACCGAAGTAGAACCCTGTGGAAAAGCCCCGGTTGAACACCGATGCCATCTCTTCCTTCCAGCCAGCGGCTTTCTCCCGACTATACATTCCATCCATGTACGCATCAAGTGCTTCACGATAGCAGCGGGAAACCGTTGAAGTATATCTTGTATCCCTTAACCGACCTTCAACCTTGAAAGCATCAACTCCTGCATCGATGAGTTCAGGAATATGTTCTATCATGCAGAGGTCCCTTGCACTAAGCAAGTACTTACCATCAATATCAACTTCACTTCCATCCTCACCGACCAGTTTCCAGCCCCAGCGACACGGCTGAGAGCATTCTCCGCAATTGCCGGACTTACCAAGAACATAGGCTGAAAGATAGCACCTGCCGGATATTGCCTGACACATGGCACCATGTACGAAAACCTCCAGTTCAGTATCGGTATTCTGTCGGATATCCTTTATCTGCTCAAGGCTCAGCTCCCTTGCAAGCACCACACGGGAAGCCCCAAGGGATGCATAGAAATTGACGGTCTGCCAGTTGGAAACATTCGCCTGTGTGGAAATATGAACCCGCAGACCCACATCCACAGCTTTTGTAATCACTGCGGGGTCCCAGGCAATGACAGCATCAACATCAGATGATGCCACCACATCGATCACTTCATCAAGCTCAGGAAGATCATCGGGATAGATCACAGTGTTCAGTGCAAGGTAAGCATTCATGTCCTGCTCTTTAACATCAGAAACGAATGAGTTCAGGTCATCAAGAGTAATATCACAGGCCCTTGCCCTGAGGCTAAACCTGTCAACGGAAAAATAAACGCCATCGGCATGATCCTGACATGCAGAAAGGGCTGCGCGGTTCTTTACACCCATCATAAGTTCCGGGATCTTGCCGGATTTTGCAGGCTGGTCCATGGCTTAGCATCGTAAGTGATGATTTAAATCAGTTATCGTAAGGAAAATTAGATCGATGAAGCAAAAAAGGAAGGTGGATCAGTCCACCGGTGCGTATATCTCGGTAAGGATCTCCTCAGGCGATACCTCTACAGGATCGTTCAGGTAAATTTCTCTTGTTGGTCCTGTGATGGTCAGTCCCTTTTCCTCGATCCAGGCAAAGAACTGCCTGTAGGTTTCTGTGCTATCTTCATAAGGACCCTTGTGGATCGTCTTTGCCATCTTCCCGCCGGGAAGTTCATAGAACTTGATCGTGTCAGTCTCTTCAGCCTTTTTTGCTACTGGTATCGCAACCTCTACATCAGCATTCCCTTCACGCTCGGCCTTCATAGCCGCCTCTTCGCCGGCTTCATGACAGATGAAAGTCGGACCTCCTGTGATCTCAATACCCTTATCAAAGGTGTACTGGAAAAGTTCAGGAAGCATTACTGCGATCAGCTCATACTTTCCGGTCTTTCGCATACCTACGACCAGCTGTGGCCCTACTTCAACGATATGTATGTCAGACATTTTAATAACCCCACAAAGTAATTGTGTTGAAATTATTTATAGACAATCACAGGGCTTTATCAAGCCATCCAGATCAGGATTCAATGAACGGAAGGGAAACCCGGATAATGATCACTGATACCAGACCCCAAGCAAAGGGAAGCCAGAGAGGAATGTTCAGGAACATAGGAGCTGAGTAGGTCCAGACACCAAGATGGGTACCTATGAACTCGGCGGTGCAGCCAAGGATGATACCTGAGACATAGATTATGTTGTCACCTTTTGCAGACCACTGGTACTGTCTTGCACCATAAACAAGAATCATAAGGAAGGTCAGTAGAATATTGTTCTGCCAGAACATCACTGCGAGCACCAATGCAATTGCAAAAATTGCCAATTCTCTCACTATATCTTTACTTAGGACGCTGTTCATGGTCTACCTTAAAGTCCACCTACATATAAGTAATATACGAAAATGCGATCAAAGAACAGGATGAATATTCTTACTAAGTCCACAAGATATTTTAAAGGTAGAAAAGGATTTATGCTTGATAAAAGTAATATATAAATATTGAAATACTGCCAATCAGGATTTCAAATTTCAAAACGTGTATCCAGATATGTTCGTAATGGTGGGGAACATGACTTATATTGAGGATATCGAAATTAGTGACAGTCCTAAGATCCATGCAGAAATTTACCTGCAGAATGTCGAAATTACTGAAAGATACAGAACACAACTTTTTCAGTGGGTGGAAACCTATCTCGATGAGAATACACTGGAAAATATTATTGCATACAAGAAGTCCACAGACTGGGATCACCCTTTTGAATCGATCAGGTCAGAAGCTGAAAAGGACCTGGAACTGACCACACTCTATGCTTCCAGAGGAGAACAGTACAACATCGACCTGATGGTCTTTGAAGGGAATCTTTTAGTGCTTTTTTATGAAGTGCTCTCAAAGGCAAAAGAGCATCTTAATAAGAAGATAGTAGCGCATTAAAAATGATAAAAGGGTTTATGGTCAGGCGATCTAATTCAGACCTTGACCCTCTGACTGCTGGAACTCCTCTTGTAGTTCCCAAACTCTGAATCCAGCAATAGGGAACCGTTCAGCACAGGACCGTCCTTACATACCCTCAGACCTTCATGGTCCATACAGCAGGCACCACACACACCAATTGCACATTTGAAGTACCTGTGGAGACTGAACTCTGCACGGTCATGTACACCCTTTTCCTCCAGCATCTTGAGGACATTGAACATCATGATCTCAGGTCCGCACACACATATGCGATCGTACTCGGAAACATCCATGTCGGCCAGAACAGTTGTGACAAAGCCGCATGTTCCGGCAGAACCATCGTCTGTTGTCAGGTGTACATCTCCCGCTTCAGAAAACCTCTGTTCAAAAACAAGCTCGGATGCAGTCCTTGCACCGAGTATCGTTGTGACCTTTGCGCCCACCGAAATAGCTTCATCGGCAAGCGGACCAAGCGGTGCAACCCCCACACCGCCGGCGATTATCAAAATATTCTCATCCTTTGCAGGTAATGTGAAGCCCTTTCCGAAAGGACCACGAAGACCGACGGAATCGCCTTCCTTCATCTCAAAGAGACGTGATGTAGCATCGCCTACTTTCTGTACAGTTATCCCGTTCTTGAAGGAGCATCCCATAGGGACCTCATCCACACCGCGTACCCACACCATCACGAACTGTCCTGGCTGGGCATCATCGAGAGATGTATCAAAACGGAATGTCCTGATCGAAGGAGTTTCCTCTATGATCTTTGTTATCTTTGAATTAATTGGACGCATTAGATCACCTCATGGGCAAGGCCTGTAATATCTTCAACACCGGCATAACCGTTGTTCTGCAGGAACTGCTCTATACCTGTCGCAATGTCTGCAAAAACCTCTACACCTTCATGGACAGCAGAACCGATCTGGACAGCACTTGCGCCTGCCATTATCATTTCCACTGCATCTTCCCATGTGGACACCCCGCCAACTCCTATGACAGGAATTTCAAGTGCTTCATAAAGATCATAGACACATTTGATAGCTACAGGCTTGACCGCAGAACCGGAAAGCCCTCCGAACCTGTTGCCGAGTATAGGATAGCCGGAATTGATGTCAATTGCCATTCCGCGCAAGGTATTGATCGCTACGACCGCAGCGGCACCGCCATTCTCAGCGGCTTTGCCTATTGATTTAATATCAGTAACGTTTGGCGTCAGCTTTACCCAGACAGGCACATCCACTACATCACATACAGCAGCAGTGATCGATTCCACCATACAGGAATCGGTCCCGATGGTTGCACCGTAACCTTCCGCATGGGGACAGCTGACATTAAGTTCAAAAGCATCAGGTTTTGAATCTGCCAGACCTTCTGCAACCCTTACAAATTCCTCGGCATTACCACCGAAGATGCTTGCTATCACAGGAACATCAGCACCTTCTTTTGCGATCTTGATCTCATTATCGAAATCAGCATAGGAAGGATTGGGCAGACCCATAGCATTCAAAAAGCCACATTCCAGCTTGACCATACTGGGATTTGGGTGTCCGGCCTTCGGTTCCGGTCCAATGGATTTTGTCACCACTGCACCTGCACCGGAATTAGCCATGCGTACAAGAGAAGCACCTGTAGTTCCCATTATACCTGATGCAAGTATTGTGGGATTCCTGAATTCAATGCCTGTGATCTTAACCATAATATTTCACATCCGATGCGGATCACTCGTCGTCACAGCCGGACAACTGACACACAGCATCACGGACAAGTTCCTTACCGCCCATTTCCACCAGCAATCTTCCAATACTGGCAGCATGTTCACGGTAGTTCTTCATAGGGATCATCTCGTCGATACGCACTTCATTTGTGCCATCGAGTGATAATACTTCCACAAGCACATGGATCTCATCGCCATCTTCGCTCACACGTGCGAACGAACCGATAGGAACAACACAACCGCCTTCGACATCAGTTATCACTATACGTTCAACTTCGGTCTCGATCCTTGAGATCTCATGGTTCAGAACAGAGCATGCATTTTCAGCTTCTCCACCGGTCCTTGTAACAACAACGATAGTACCCTGGTTTGCAGAAGGACAGAACATCTCAGGAGGAAGGCGATGGACATCCATTTCCCATCCCATACGCTGCAAGCCTGCCTCGGCAAGCAATATTCCGTCATACAAACCATCTTCAAGTTTCTTTATGCGTGTGTTAATGTTACCGCGAAGATCCTGTACATTGAGGTCAGGACGGAAACGCAGAAGCTGTGCACGCCTGCGCATTGAGCTCGTGCCGATCACTGCACCATCCGGAAGGTCATCCAGTGTCGAACCATCCATTGTAAGAAGTACATCATGAGGAGAATCGCGCTTCAGAACTGCTGCAAGAGCAAGCTCAGGAGGTCTTACTGTAGGAAGATCTTTCATTGAGTGGACTGCGATGTCCACTTCACCCTCGATCATCCTGTCGTCAAGTTCACGGACAAAGGCACCCACACCAGCAACCTCATGGAGCGGGCGATCTGTGAAGACATCTCCTGATGTCTTAATGATCTCTCTTTCCAGTTCATGCCCACGTTCTTCAAGCATTTTGGTCACAAGGTCTGCCTGGGCAATGGCAAGAGCACTTCCACGGGTTCCTAGTATCATAATTATTGCTCCTCTATTATTGGAATTATTTCAGGTTAGTTGCATATGCATCGAGGGTCTTCTCAATGTCTTCCTCTGTGTGTGCCATTGAAAGGAAGTTCGTCTCGAACTGGGATGGGGGCAGGAACACTCCGCTGTCCAGCATGTTATGGAAGAACTGCACGTAACCTTCCTTATCGCATTTGAGAACATCCTGGTAGTTCAGAGGCATGTCACCGAAGAACACCTTGAACATTGAACCAATGCCACCAACATTATAATCAAGTCCCTTGTCAGCAATGATATCTGAAAGGTTAGAACGCATCATATTTCCGGTTGCTTCAAGCTTTTCATGGACCTTTTCCTTTTCCAGTACATCAAGGGCTGCAATACCAGCTGCAACTGATGCAGGACTGCCACTGAAAGTACCTGCCTGGTAAACCGGACCTGAGGGGGATATCATATCAATTATCTCGCGCTTACCACCGAAAACACCGATAGGAAGTCCGCCACCTACGATCTTTCCAAGGGTTGTCATGTCAGGTGTGACACCAAAGTACTCCTGTGCACCACCCATTGCAAGCCTGAAACCGGTGATAACCTCATCGAAGATAAGGACAACATCGTTCTCTTCTGTGACCTTTCGGACCTCTTTCAGGTAATCGCCCTGCGGAAGTATGGGACCGATGTTACCAAGCACAGGTTCCATAATTACCGCAGCCATATCATCCTGGTTGGACTCGATGACCTCGGTCATTGCCTCAATATCATTGTAAGCGACCTGAAGAGTGTTCTTTGTAAAATCTGCAGGGATACCAAGGGAATCCGGCTCACCATGCGTGGTAGCTCCGGATCCTGCTTTTACAAGCACAGCATCGTGTGCACCGTGGAACCCACCCTCTATCTTGATAAACTTGTTCTTTCTCGTAAATCCACGGGCAGCCCTAAGGGCACTCATGGTAGCTTCAGTGCCCGTTGAGATGAATCTCAGCATATCGATGCTTGGGTAGAGGGATGCGATCTTCTCTGCAAGGGTCACCTCAAGCTGAGTTGGAGTTCCGTAAAGCCAGCCTTTATCGAGCTGATCGATGATTGCCTGCCTGATAACAGGATTTGCATGTCCCAGAATCTTAGGTCCGTATGCAAGACAGTAATCGATGTACTCATTACCATCAACATCAGTGATACGGGAACCGTTAGCTGACTCTGTGTAGAACGGGTAAGGCTTGATAGCACGTACCGGACTGCTCACACCACCTGGAAGAAGCGTTTTTGCCTTGTCGAAGAGATCCTTGGATTTGTCTAAAGTAACCATGATAACACCATTTGAAATTTGATCTGTAGATTATATTAAGATGAACTTGTTAAGATTAAATTATTAAGATGGATTGATCAGGGGTATTAAATTCCTGACCAATAGAACCATCAATTGAAACTGTTCTCTATTATTTCAACATCCTTGCAAGATCCTTTGCAAAATATGTCAGGATCATGTCAGCACCTGCACGCTTGATGGAAAGCAATGATTCATGCATAACTTGCTTCTCGTCCAGCCAGCCTTTTTCCGCTGCTGCCTTGAGCATTGAATACTCACCACTGACATTGTATGCAGCTGTAGGCATCTTGAACTCGTGCTTGATACGATAGATAATATCAAGATAAGGCAATGCCGGCTTGACCATCACCATGTCAGCACCTTCGAGTATGTCCAGTTCAACTTCGCGGATAGCCTCATCGGAATTTGCAGGGTCCATCTGATAGGCTGAACGATCCCCGAACTGGAATCCGGAATCTGCTGCATCCCTGAAAGGACCATAGAATGCTGAAGAATATTTGGCTGCATAGGACATTATAGGAGTGTTCTTGAAGTTATCATCATCCAGAGCCGTACGAATAGCACCGATCATACCGTCCATCATACCTGAAGGTGCTACAATGTCAGCACCTGCATTCGCATGACTTGCAGCGATCTTGCCCAGAATGTCAAGGGTCGGGTCATTGAGAACCTCTTCGGTCTCAAAGTCCACAACACCACAATGACCATGGCTTGTGTATTCACACATGCAGACATCAGTGATGACCACCATGTCCTTTCCAAGGTCTTCCTTGATAGCACGGACAGCCTGCTGGACAATGTCCTCATCGCCATAGGAACAGGTGCCAGTCTCATCCTTGTGCTCCGGGATACCGAAAAGTACCACTGCAGGAATTCCAAGATCTGCTGCATCCTTTGCATCATCAACAACCTTATCCAGAGGCAAACGCTGGACACCGGGCATAGATGACACATCCACAGTAGAATCAATGGTCTCATCCACGAACATAGGATATATCAAGTCGTTAGCGCTAAGTTCGGTCTCCCGAACCAGATCACGTATCTTACCACTTCTTAACCTTCGCATTCTAACATGTGGGAACATAGTATCAACTCTTAATTTTTAGCATCATTGCTCTTCTTAATCGGACTGATATCAAATAAACGGGATACAGAATCTAAAAACTCTTCATCATCGTATTCAGCGGCATTGCGTAATTTTTTGGTCGGCTCTGCCAGGATCTTGTTTGTAATAGCACGGGTAAGGTCCACAAGCACCTTGCGTTCAAAGTCACCAATCGTATGATAGGCACTCAGCCTGTTAATAGCGTGCTCCATCTCGGTTTCTCTCAAACCATAGGAATTGCTGTAAAGCTTCGAAATAATAACATCTGCTTTCTGACGCTTATATTGAGCCTGAAGAAGTTCGAACTCCTGTTCAACTATGACCTCTGCTTTCTTGGCCTCTACCATCCTCATCTGAAGATTTTTCTCATTTATGACACGCAGACCGTCAATATTGCGAAGAATTACATGAGGGATCTCTTCTACCAAAGGATCAATGTCTCTCGGGCTTGCAATATCAATAAGCAGAAGCTCGTTCGTACGTCCATCCATTATCTTCTCGACAATGTCCTTCTTCAGGACATAATGTGGAGCAGAAGTAGCACTTATCACCACATCAGCTGCAGAAACATATTTTTCAAGCTGGTCAAACATGACAGCTTCGCCACCAAGCTCTACTGCAAGATCCTTTGCTTTCTCGTAGGTACGATTTGCAATATAGATCACATTCATGTCCCTGTGTGCAAGAGCCCTTGTGACCAGAGTACCCATTTCCCCGGTACCAACTACAAGGATATTCTTGTCATTGAGACCATGCAGGATATCATCGGCAAGATCAACAGCTGCAGAAGCAATGGAAACCGCCCCCCTGTTGATGAAGGTCTCGGTACGTACCCTCTTGCCAACCTGAATAGCCTTGCTGAAAGCCGTATCCAGCACCTTACCTACAGTACCAGCCTTTTTTGCAACCAGGAACAGGTCTTTCATCTGACCCAGGATCTGAGCTTCTCCAATTATCATGGACTCAAGCCCGGAAGCAAGTCTGAGGAGGTGTCTTAAAGATTCATCATGGTCATAGAACTCCACGATATTTGCTGACACGCCCATCTCCTTGGCATAATGGAACAGAACACTGCTACCCTTTGAGGAAACAACATATATTTCCACACGATTGCATGTCTTAAGAACCGCACACTCATAGACAAGTTCATTTGAGTATAGCTGATTCAGGACGAGATCAAGGTCCCC is part of the Methanococcoides orientis genome and harbors:
- a CDS encoding dihydroorotate dehydrogenase electron transfer subunit yields the protein MRPINSKITKIIEETPSIRTFRFDTSLDDAQPGQFVMVWVRGVDEVPMGCSFKNGITVQKVGDATSRLFEMKEGDSVGLRGPFGKGFTLPAKDENILIIAGGVGVAPLGPLADEAISVGAKVTTILGARTASELVFEQRFSEAGDVHLTTDDGSAGTCGFVTTVLADMDVSEYDRICVCGPEIMMFNVLKMLEEKGVHDRAEFSLHRYFKCAIGVCGACCMDHEGLRVCKDGPVLNGSLLLDSEFGNYKRSSSSQRVKV
- a CDS encoding DNA topoisomerase VI subunit B, with protein sequence MAAPIAEELAKKQQAISVAEFFEKNRQILGFDSAPRSLITTVKEAVDNSLDACEEAEILPDILLHIERVGKDNVSIIIEDNGPGIVKEQIPKVFAKLLYGSRFHALKQSRGQQGIGISASVLYAQLTAGHPTKIISKIGSGSPAHHYELMINTSTNDPEILRDEVIDWDRPHGTRVELEMEASYVKGRRQSIYEYLKATAIVNPHARLTLIEPDGNEVMFERATDKLPVPAKEILPHPHGIELGTLMKMLRYTERQKLAPFLRYSFSKIGLLTAEEICKAAGLDPELPPSEISRDMSKKLLDAFKKVKIMSPPTDCLSPIGEDLIYKGLEKEFSVDFIATTTRSASVFSGNPFVVEVGIAYGGDLQKDDRIDIMRFANRVPLLYQQGGCVTTHAVEGIKWKQYGLNQPGGGMPTGPVVLLVHVASTNVPFTSESKDAIAEIPEIRDEVELAIKEVSRKLNRYLNRQGTLKKRREKEVIITKVLPKMAQKLADTLDREVPDINPVVAKVMGNLLVMRKVNLNGDGSANVSVTVKNYGSKLAEFKLHDMLPYEIKGVVPEPKIISMGSDFDYVWTLKLSPEASKAVTYDLETITEAEVSRLPQLIVEGLEEELVTGAKAIKGVI
- a CDS encoding nucleoside deaminase, with translation MDKFMQVAIDEARSGLNDGGIPIGSVLVRDGSIIGQGHNLRVQQDDPMAHAEISCLRNAGRIGHYRDSTLYSTLMPCYLCAGAVVQFGIKKVIVGESRTFPGAKEFMESHGVEVVDLDMDECVAMMDDFINKNPELWNEDIGE
- a CDS encoding peptidase U32 family protein, whose translation is MDQPAKSGKIPELMMGVKNRAALSACQDHADGVYFSVDRFSLRARACDITLDDLNSFVSDVKEQDMNAYLALNTVIYPDDLPELDEVIDVVASSDVDAVIAWDPAVITKAVDVGLRVHISTQANVSNWQTVNFYASLGASRVVLARELSLEQIKDIRQNTDTELEVFVHGAMCQAISGRCYLSAYVLGKSGNCGECSQPCRWGWKLVGEDGSEVDIDGKYLLSARDLCMIEHIPELIDAGVDAFKVEGRLRDTRYTSTVSRCYREALDAYMDGMYSREKAAGWKEEMASVFNRGFSTGFYFGIPGPDGMAIERDMNISVIKRQAVGVVTNYYRKQGAAEVKLLETGLEVGDDIIIEGKNTYLEQKVKEIRNDDGPVGRAESGDVVGLAIEDKVRENDRVYKLEVPD
- a CDS encoding GyrI-like domain-containing protein is translated as MSDIHIVEVGPQLVVGMRKTGKYELIAVMLPELFQYTFDKGIEITGGPTFICHEAGEEAAMKAEREGNADVEVAIPVAKKAEETDTIKFYELPGGKMAKTIHKGPYEDSTETYRQFFAWIEEKGLTITGPTREIYLNDPVEVSPEEILTEIYAPVD
- a CDS encoding dihydroorotate dehydrogenase, with the translated sequence MVKITGIEFRNPTILASGIMGTTGASLVRMANSGAGAVVTKSIGPEPKAGHPNPSMVKLECGFLNAMGLPNPSYADFDNEIKIAKEGADVPVIASIFGGNAEEFVRVAEGLADSKPDAFELNVSCPHAEGYGATIGTDSCMVESITAAVCDVVDVPVWVKLTPNVTDIKSIGKAAENGGAAAVVAINTLRGMAIDINSGYPILGNRFGGLSGSAVKPVAIKCVYDLYEALEIPVIGVGGVSTWEDAVEMIMAGASAVQIGSAVHEGVEVFADIATGIEQFLQNNGYAGVEDITGLAHEVI
- a CDS encoding DNA topoisomerase IV subunit A, with the translated sequence MADDVESKYSQQKKQHDLLAKNRLLGLTENLYDQFVDEVVPNVSISSRTKNNIEYSEESDVWVYGNRETQRTAKTVKGAFQLLKTVHSIDFLVKNHLAQDRGSTLRELYYISENWDIAKFREQAESNRLIEDLEIITALQREYFHMRPEEDGATMFGPIRIREETKRGARVIHCQEDIGESGYQIPFNVENIEFLDHDAKFIIAIETGGMYARLIENGFDEKYNAILVHLKGQPARSTRRLIKRMNEELGIPVVVFTDGDPWSYRIFASVAYGAIKSAHLSEFMATPAAKFIGVQPSDIVEYELSTDKLTDKDIDALRSELTDPRFANDYWKEQISLQLSIKKKAEQQAFAGKGLDFVTDTYLPNRLSEMDII